The Metabacillus schmidteae nucleotide sequence AAGATTTAAAGATGGATGCTAAAAAGGCAATTAAAAATGTTCTTAAAGGCTTCCTTCCTGAACGATATTTATTATTTTTACTAGAAAAAAATGAGATTGATCCACTTATAACATATGATAATATTTCCAACGATAAACTTCGTTTATTTGTGAAGGACTGCAAACAATTTCAATTTCAAGTTCATGGAACATTATCAATTGAAAAAGCCTTTGTAACCGGAGGCGGTGTATCTGTAAAAGAAATTCACCCTAAGGAGATGTCATCAAAATTTGTAGAGGGTCTATATTTTTGTGGTGAAATTTTAGATATACACGGTTATACAGGTGGCTATAATATTACATCTGCTCTTGTAACAGGTCGACTGGCAGGAACAAATGCCGCCATACACGCTAAAGGTGACAAATAGATTTCATTGTCAAACTTCTATTTCTTTTTAAATACTAGGAATATACGAGGATAAACTCAAATATAGTGTAGGTAACTAGTATTTTCAAAAGGATGTGACAACGTATGTTAAAGGTTGCATTATTTGATGAAGAACATGAAAAAGACTTAGAAGAAGAAATCAATGAATTTTTAGAGGAGCTTGAGGAAAATCAAATAAGAGATATAAAATACAATGTTGCATTTTCAACGGATGAAGACGGTGAGCAGATTTACTGCTACTCAGCCCTCATTATCTATCGTGAAAAATAATTAACCTTGCTCGTCCTTTGGACAAGCAAGGTTATTTTTGATCTTAAAGTGCACTCTTCGGCTTTGTTTCACCTTTATAATCAAGCATTCCGCCTGTCATGTTCACGACATCGTAGCCTTTATCTTCTAAATAAGCACATACATTTGCACTACGTCCGCCAGAGCGGCAAATAAAAATTGTTTCTTTGCCTTGGTCAAGTTGCTCCAAATGTTCCGGAATATCATTCATACGTATATGGCGCGCTTGCGGAATCATCCCTGCTTCTACTTCTTCATCTTCACGAACATCAATTAATTCAATGTTTTCTCCATTTTCCAACTTGCGTTGTACTTCTGCTGCAGTAATTTCTTTCATTTCGTACACCCTTTCAGATTTAATAGTTGCATTATATCAAAGTGAGGGGAGGTGGTGCTAGTTTTGGAAAGCTGGTGATGAAAATGTTCACTAGAGTACACCGCCACACTTTATTCAACCACTTTTCCTTGTTATTCAACCAACTTTTCTTTATATTGGTTCACCTTTCTGGATGATTACGGTATCATTTCACTTTTTCCAACCACAAACTCCCATCTTTCAACCAAACCTAAAAAAACCGACTCTTTCCCAGAGTCGGCTTTTCATAA carries:
- a CDS encoding rhodanese-like domain-containing protein; the encoded protein is MKEITAAEVQRKLENGENIELIDVREDEEVEAGMIPQARHIRMNDIPEHLEQLDQGKETIFICRSGGRSANVCAYLEDKGYDVVNMTGGMLDYKGETKPKSAL
- a CDS encoding sporulation protein Cse60 produces the protein MLKVALFDEEHEKDLEEEINEFLEELEENQIRDIKYNVAFSTDEDGEQIYCYSALIIYREK